The genomic interval TGGATGTTAGGCTCTGAAACGGTGTTTGCAAAACTGAAGAAATCCTTATCAGTTGAAACAGGAATCAAAGCATTAATAGTTACACCAGGTGTAATTGGTTTTGCACTTCCTAAATTGTTATTGGCTTCATAAACATCAGTGCAAGTTGGTGCTGTTGTAGTAAAGTTGGTAGAAGCAGAAAATGCGCTGGTTGAACTGTTTGCGCAAGCTGACTGCACTTGAAATTCGTATTGCGTTGAAGCGGTAAGACCACTAACAGCCACTGAAGTCGTAGCAGAAGTTGTAGTCGACCAGGTACCTGAGCTTGTTGGTTTGTATTGAATATTGTAGCTAAGAGCACCGGTAGCAGCACTCCAGTTTAAAGTAGCACCTGAAGTTGTAACAGCAGTCGCACTCAAACCTGCAGGTACATTACATGTGCCCCCTCCGCCTGGAGTTACACAACCTTGTGAAGATGCAAGTGAAGCACGGGAACCGCCTGGAGCTAACACTGCCTGCATCCTGGTTTTTTGACCTAATGTAAATAAATTCATGCAGCCATCATCCGTGTAATCCATGTAGTTGGAATACATGTCACCATTAGGACCATTGGTGCAACTAATGCGGATTGTAGGAAGCGGGCAACCATAATTTTCATCGGCCTGATTTGGTGTATCAGCCACCTGGTCAGAACCATTACAACCTGTTCCATCATCACCCCAAATATGATAAAGATTTAACCAGTGACCCACTTCATGGGTTCCTGACCGGCCTAACTGGTAAGGAGCAGTTGCTCCAATGTCACCGGTATATTTGTAGTGAAGCACTACACCATCCGTGTTGGCAGGGCCACCAGGGAATTGTGCATATCCAAGCAAAGAAGCTCCCAGATCGCATACCCAGATATTGAGGTATTTTGTACGATCCCATGCATCATGTCCACCTTGTGCTGCAAACTTTACATTGTTGTTTGATGAGAAAGAAGTCTTGGTAGTAGAGGTGCGGGTGATACCTGTTGTTGCAACTCCTGAAGGATCTTGTGCGGCAAGACAGAAATTTATTTCGCAATCTGCAGCAACACCTAAAAAGGCCGCCGGAGTTTCATTCACATCCGGATTCAAACGACGGTAATCTTCATTTAAAACATCAATCTGAGAAATAACCTTTGCATCAGAAATGTTTTCAGCAGTGGTATTGTAAACAACGTGAACTACTACAGGAATGGTGTAAACAGTGCGGGTTCCTGTGGGATTAGCCTGGATAAATTGATTGGTGAATTCATCGAGTTGTTGCAACGATTCTCTGTATCCTGGATTTTCCTGAAACAGTTGTTGCATAACTTCAGTTGTACCACAACGATTGAGTTGTTGGGAAAAGGCTGAAGAAGCCATCATAGCAATGACAGCAGTGAGTAAAAAGATTTTTCTCATTGATTGTTAAGGGGGTTTGAAAAGTGATTAATTAGATTGGAGACTATTGAAAACGAGGGCGTAAACTTATATAAGTTATACTGAAAGAAA from Chitinophagaceae bacterium carries:
- a CDS encoding T9SS type A sorting domain-containing protein — translated: MRKIFLLTAVIAMMASSAFSQQLNRCGTTEVMQQLFQENPGYRESLQQLDEFTNQFIQANPTGTRTVYTIPVVVHVVYNTTAENISDAKVISQIDVLNEDYRRLNPDVNETPAAFLGVAADCEINFCLAAQDPSGVATTGITRTSTTKTSFSSNNNVKFAAQGGHDAWDRTKYLNIWVCDLGASLLGYAQFPGGPANTDGVVLHYKYTGDIGATAPYQLGRSGTHEVGHWLNLYHIWGDDGTGCNGSDQVADTPNQADENYGCPLPTIRISCTNGPNGDMYSNYMDYTDDGCMNLFTLGQKTRMQAVLAPGGSRASLASSQGCVTPGGGGTCNVPAGLSATAVTTSGATLNWSAATGALSYNIQYKPTSSGTWSTTTSATTSVAVSGLTASTQYEFQVQSACANSSTSAFSASTNFTTTAPTCTDVYEANNNLGSAKPITPGVTINALIPVSTDKDFFSFANTVSEPNIQVLLTSLPANYNLDLYDPSGVKIVASKKTGTTDELIIKNAAAVGTYKVRVYPASGAFNATTCYALTASISSSPFRTVEIAAAKIGGEMTNIYPNPSNGNMVVEYNSASDASVQLIAYDLLGKVIFNQATYANEGSNSYSVNINNIATGVYVFEVRNGSETSRMKFSVDK